The following are encoded together in the Plasmodium malariae genome assembly, chromosome: 1 genome:
- the PmUG01_01026900 gene encoding conserved Plasmodium protein, unknown function — MKSMYQVNNYEDHFMYPKNNVSRIIKTNDEKKEYRISLNNIRKMEESYRDAKKNGKYEYLDASHLEMLDLNKNIQNILPKPVKPTLNLESLCKQTSAILRHNKSMIGGMKIGEQQLQQQQQQQQQQQQQQQQQQQQQQQNIKRIYELGLPQVIGTYIQPLNKKQDDSSKRGNLEKDSFSLASASPFFHPPNFSTKLIHAPNKFVPLNINNKSTNVYGLPSYLIPEDKPQNLTVTVVPNKDKYILEKEAKHLKTLLDNSSQGIVNSTPDYQKIISPSRLSNSKNKENNNDFGNSHNNINHNNEIESNFSFGKNETLENTREEYNYENNTENDVDYFVNEFHDSNNYRSSQKMNELIMNDSFGTHEHVSCHLKSSKQLDKARNNKLIQKRKNGINAFNELNKEECDRGEHISDEHDMDIRGTDEDSPNVHDTDEGKDHNKNVSSAKRTQLTKKKEYNPLLKKLEPLTCFKNPKTYINIRLGKPKKFYITHSSDPIDKKLRDWHNTHNSQIAWNKNRRGVYTFGKTEVALSLVHDKIIVKRINGKEVKDNLLTVEKFVSLNELFELQQEQNDILLKKMENRTVAF; from the coding sequence ATGAAATCGATGTATCAAGTGAACAACTACGAGGACCATTTTATGTATCCTAAAAACAATGTCAGTAGGATAATCAAAacaaatgatgaaaaaaaggaatatagaATTAGCTTAAATAACATAAGAAAAATGGAGGAATCATATAGagatgcaaaaaaaaatggtaagTATGAATATTTAGATGCTAGTCATTTGGAAATGTTAGacttaaacaaaaatatccAGAACATATTGCCAAAACCAGTAAAACCAACTTTAAATTTGGAAAGTTTATGTAAACAAACCAGTGCTATTTTAAGGCACAATAAAAGCATGATTGGAGGCATGAAGATTGGCGAACAACAACTGCAGCAGCAACAGCAGCAACAGCAGCAACAGCAACAACAGCAGCAACAGCAACAACAGCAACAacagcaaaatataaaacgtATTTACGAATTAGGACTTCCTCAAGTCATTGGTACATACATTCAaccattaaataaaaagcaagATGATAGTTCAAAAAGAGgtaatttagaaaaagacTCTTTCTCTTTAGCATCGGCATCTCCTTTTTTCCATCCTCCTAATTTTTCTACGAAATTAATTCATGCACCTAACAAATTTGTACccttaaatataaataataaaagcacAAACGTATATGGATTGCCATCCTATCTAATTCCTGAAGATAAACCCCAGAACCTAACTGTTACAGTTGTACctaataaagataaatatattctagAAAAGGAGGCAAAACATCTAAAGACATTATTAGATAACTCATCTCAAGGAATTGTTAATTCAACACCTgattatcaaaaaattatttctccCTCTAGATTATCTAATAGTAAGAATAAGGAAAACAACAACGATTTTGGAAACAGTCATAATAACATCAAccataataatgaaatagaaAGTAACTTCAGTTTTGGGAAAAACGAAACCTTGGAAAACACGCGAGAGGagtataattatgaaaataatacagAAAATGACGTTGACTATTTTGTTAATGAATTTCATGACTCCAATAATTATAGGTCTTCTCAAAAAATGAACGAATTGATTATGAATGATTCATTTGGTACCCATGAACATGTGTCATGTCATTTAAAATCCAGTAAACAGTTGGATAAGGctagaaataataaacttatccaaaaaagaaaaaatggtaTCAACGCATTTAATGAATTGAATAAAGAGGAATGTGACAGAGGGGAACATATCTCGGATGAACATGACATGGATATACGTGGCACGGATGAAGATAGCCCGAATGTACATGACACAGATGAAGGTAAAGATCATAATAAAAACGTGTCATCTGCAAAAAGAACccaattaacaaaaaaaaaagaatataatcctttattaaaaaaacttGAACCATTAACATGCTTTAAAAATCcgaaaacatatattaatatacgtTTAGGAAAACctaaaaagttttatattaCTCACAGCTCTGATCCtatagataaaaaattacgaGACTGGCACAACACACACAATAGCCAAATAGCATGGAACAAAAATAGAAGAGGTGTTTACACTTTTGGAAAGACAGAAGTTGCTTTAAGTTTAGTTCACGATAAAATTATagttaaaagaattaatggGAAAGAGGTTAAAGATAATTTATTAACCGTTGAAAAATTTGTCTCACTAAATGAATTATTCGAACTTCAGCAAGAACAGAATGATATActactaaaaaaaatggaaaatagaACTGTAgctttttaa
- the PmUG01_01026700 gene encoding conserved Plasmodium protein, unknown function → MIRIYPYPFSKYVKSLPDPPPAKSREIKHFKCKKYENDYSWLLEAKNNLKKCFHLCNICSEKFNCMRHLVKNSNVHYEYNLHEKVIKENSKDDNQQLRENIYDDNSCENNRSTKHNNKSHDIKNNILKINSNNSKNHMCGNQDIPSLKSIGNNSLIFSNSINQESECLSFNDDVFIFLDDYSKKNSNSYTNDEGNYDTKLENMCFLEYEDPLSPKYHVDDMIIHIKRHFKNNVSYFACKHVKINDLCNMNAEDNNYDNINIYMCENNREDFSVNGYKENDRKENKLYNFSQSTVMNTFNAKDEQSESNNWIYTCSNKSRNNFSLDKSYLREDIGENDINIEEITENYEWPNISNFYNNKKGNTSYTVKESKNYEYCKSSNKNKNIDKNNNDTYKDDNKKNLSVCNKDYVNKISNNCNNENFFKKHKSDKTNKHTNLLNSEKSPRTLMNELNEKLIKRKNLSLQNNSEKNENISADMLFTHEEKKKNIEKSAENLTANNRYCSKETSNNNFTCMKENINMFNIYKRNSINKTKTVNNVDINELKSKLVNVANLVPNNPRNNSEKSKVLYSEAKNINGKTNYYYVENETNVSNTDMDQLEQNMNTITNQSDETNTKICNFKKFYKKFNDKLDVKNYDVEINNFSINEKEKSDNLILLELMESNKFMETNNKDEVNIKGGYSYSNEEKIKQIYEKNKYKNIIHADTLYINKVNKNKKKDHSEVIESKINKKALTNNIKTNNHICISKNSFDSKNIYEKKINVADISKEGNRIVKPLYEIESVKGINIYNKHISDKNSTAGELDDITSCNKNNNNKNTVSRNNIYNSLIKNCESDFKNYENSKIKSRFKISDINGVKIRSCGINENNTLISKRKENSFSDIKNKNVSMSTNKMKVKNNVNNNNENVTVRKSELNMHNFKYNSYFNKNDEAIKDHPNINDTLNESDKLGYYKYMNKEKSADENSLILRKKEEYKEQNEENDTNKIRYKKRLNNELKKKLSTILNLYTNPNKINIHNKIYASDMDKVNLDNDKVIYINNNYFFNVDKDNYFENCDGKCPRNSMKYNFKKLDLQFCKNKNDFYSFKYMSKILSSSSLSKEYIFSESFESNILEKKVNKLKELKNKYLLKKYLNEILDRKKMHSVTSINKKVPNIDCPKLIYNTEKNIYDGSSKSEIKYSKKKESFRDDLYVKETLKEQLRMNKRNIELYKAPESPKKQDKIPKPLASHLETNSLSHLNKTPSYPFEQFIL, encoded by the coding sequence ATGATAAGAATATATCCTTATCCTTTCAGTAAATATGTCAAATCGTTACCAGATCCCCCACCAGCTAAATCAAGAGAAATAAAGCATTTcaaatgcaaaaaatacgaaaatgATTATAGTTGGTTACTTGAAgccaaaaataatttgaaaaaatgttTCCATTTATGCAATATATGTtcagaaaaatttaattgtATGAGACATTTAGTAAAAAACTCAAATGTGCATTATGAATACAATTTACATGAGAAAGTTATAAAAGAGAATTCGAAGGACGATAATCAACAACTcagagaaaatatatatgatgacAATTCATGTGAAAATAATAGAAGTACTAAGCATAACAACAAATCACATGATATAAAGAATAACATTCTTAAgataaatagtaataattcaaaaaatcaTATGTGTGGCAACCAAGATATTCCAAGCTTAAAATCAATAGGAAATAATAGTTTAATATTTAGCAACTCTATAAATCAAGAGAGTGAATGTTTATCATTTAATGATGatgtgtttatatttttggatgattattcaaaaaaaaattcgaaCAGTTACACCAATGATGAAGGAAATTATGATacaaaattagaaaatatgTGCTTTCTGGAGTATGAAGACCCCTTGTCACCAAAATATCATGTAGATGATAtgataatacatataaagagacattttaaaaataatgtttcaTATTTTGCTTGTAAACatgttaaaattaatgattTATGTAATATGAATGCTGAAGACAATAATTATGacaatataaacatttatatgtgtGAAAACAATAGGGAAGACTTTTCTGTGAATGGTTATAAAGAAAACgacagaaaagaaaataaattatataacttttCACAATCAACTGTTATGAATACATTTAATGCAAAAGACGAACAAAGCGAATCAAATAATTGGATATACACATGTTCTAACAAAAgtagaaataatttttctctaGACAAAAGTTACTTAAGAGAAGATATTGGGGAAAACGATATTAATATTGAAGAAATTACTGAAAACTACGAATGGCCgaatatttctaatttttataataacaaaaaggGTAACACTTCATATACTGTAAAAgaatcaaaaaattatgaatattgtAAGAGTAGCAATAAAAACAAGAATATTGATAAAAACAACAATGATACCTACAAAGATGACAATAAGAAAAATCTCAGTGTATGTAATAAGGATTATGTGAACAAGATCAGTAACAATTGTAACAATGagaacttttttaaaaagcataaatctgataaaacaaataagcaCACAAATTTATTGAATTCAGAAAAAAGTCCACGAACCTTAATGaatgaattaaatgaaaaattgataaagagaaaaaatttaagtcttcaaaataatagtgaaaaaaatgaaaacatatCAGCTGATATGTTATTTACTCacgaagaaaagaaaaaaaatattgaaaagtCTGCTGAAAATTTAACGGCTAATAACAGATACTGTTCTAAAGAAACgtcaaataataattttacttgtatgaaagagaatataaatatgtttaatatctataaaagaaatagcataaataaaacaaagacAGTTAATAATGTTGATATTAATGAACTCAAAAGTAAACTCGTAAATGTTGCAAATTTAGTTCCAAATAATCCAAGAAATAATTCAGAAAAATCAAAAGTATTATATAGTgaagcaaaaaatattaatggcaaaactaattattattatgttgaGAATGAAACAAACGTTTCTAATACAGATATGGATCAATTAGAACAGAATATGAATACCATCACTAACCAAAGTGATGAAACTAacacaaaaatatgtaattttaaaaaattttataaaaaatttaatgataaattagatgtaaaaaattatgatgtagaaataaacaattttagtattaatgaaaaagaaaaaagcgataatttaatattgttGGAACTAATGGAAAGCAATAAATTTATGGAGACAAATAATAAGGATGAAGTCAACATAAAAGGTGGCTATTCATATTCTAacgaagaaaaaattaaacaaatctatgaaaaaaataaatataaaaatattattcatgCAGACACattatacataaacaaagtaaacaaaaataaaaaaaaagatcatTCAGAAGTAAttgaaagtaaaataaataaaaaagctctcactaataatataaaaacaaataatcatatttgtattagtaaaaattcatttgattcaaaaaatatctatgagaaaaaaataaatgtggcTGATATTAGCAAGGAAGGAAATAGAATTGTGAAACCTTTATATGAAATTGAAAGTGTAAAAGGaatcaatatttataataagcATATTAGTGATAAAAATAGTACAGCTGGTGAGTTGGATGATATTACCAGttgtaataaaaacaataataataaaaatactgtttctaggaataatatatataactctttaattaaaaattgtgaATCGGACTTTAAAAATTACGAAaattctaaaataaaaagccgATTTAAAATAAGTGACATCAATGGTGTTAAGATAAGAAGTTGTggtataaatgaaaataatacacTTATTTCTAAGAGGAAAGAAAACAGTTTTTCAGacattaagaataaaaatgtatcaATGTCtactaataaaatgaaagttAAGAATAacgtaaataataataatgaaaatgttaCAGTTAGAAAAAGTGAattaaatatgcataattttaaatataactcATACTTTAATAAGAATGACGAAGCAATTAAAGATCATCCAAATATAAATGACACACTAAATGAATCCGATAAACTAGGATATTACAAATACATGAATAAGGAGAAATCTGCAGATGAAAACAGCTTAATTTTAcgtaaaaaagaagaatataaGGAACAAAACGAAGAAAatgatacaaataaaattaggtATAAGAAAAGGCTAAATAatgaattgaaaaaaaaattaagtaccATTTTAAACTTATATACTAATCctaacaaaataaacattcacaataaaatatatgcttcTGATATGGATAAAGTAAATTTAGACAATGATaaggtaatatatattaacaacaattatttttttaatgttgaTAAAGATAATTACTTTGAGAATTGTGATGGAAAATGTCCAAGAAATTCAATGaaatacaattttaaaaagcttgatttacaattttgtaaaaataaaaatgacttttatagttttaaatatatgagcAAAATTTTATCTAGTAGTAGCTTGtctaaagaatatatatttagtgaGAGCTTTGAATctaatattttagaaaaaaaagttaataaattaaaggaattaaaaaacaaatatttattaaaaaaatatttaaacgaAATATtggatagaaaaaaaatgcattctGTAActagtataaataaaaaagtaccAAATATTGATTGCCCAAAATTGATTTATAacacagaaaaaaatatatatgatggtAGTTCTAAAAGTGAAattaaatatagtaaaaaaaaagaatcatTTCGAGATGATTTATATGTTAAAGAAACATTAAAAGAACAATTAAGAATGAATAAAAGGAAtattgaattatataaagcACCAGAATCACCAAAAAAACAGGACAAAATACCGAAACCATTAGCTAGTCATTTGGAAACTAATTCATTGTCgcatttaaataaaacacCGTCATATCCATTTGagcaatttattttataa
- the GAMER gene encoding IMC-associated apicomplexan protein, putative: MEELNGFVPPKANTPLPDGMQVLPGNQKDDVPPPVKYTVKPVINNDNFQMNLGGEVPSSWTMNQIAHYVEHAGPADSVFTEKAKDLLREKGYDIQ, translated from the coding sequence atggaAGAATTAAACGGTTTTGTACCACCAAAAGCAAATACTCCTTTACCTGATGGAATGCAAGTACTTCCAGGGAACCAAAAGGATGATGTACCCCCACCTGTCAAATATACAGTAAAACcagtaataaataatgataatttccAAATGAATTTAGGGGGGGAGGTGCCATCATCTTGGACAATGAACCAAATTGCCCACTACGTTGAACATGCCGGACCTGCTGATTCTGTCTTTACTGAAAAAGCTAAAGATCTGCTACGTGAAAAAGGATACGATATacaataa